A genomic region of Entelurus aequoreus isolate RoL-2023_Sb linkage group LG19, RoL_Eaeq_v1.1, whole genome shotgun sequence contains the following coding sequences:
- the pex11g gene encoding peroxisomal membrane protein 11C, which yields MQDSVDCLVRELESYRGTDRIIRTLCYGSQFVGGILSCKTDGSSPNLGKSLLLLSAQLNHCRTVLRLFDDLPMLVYTHTYGFGAKEEDGAVRWISVLENVADQLYYPCEHVAWAADAHLIQAKSDPWWHLSNALWGTSLLLGILRSLRLLLLLRRKRRCELDGSRDRELRRRMQSELLSIVGNMTDLSNAVHWMPHGFLWAGRFPTWLVGLMGTISSVTMWIQRNVEDRNQSCSA from the exons ATGCAGGACTCAGTAGACTGCCTTGTCCGAGAGTTGGAGTCTTACAGAGGAACAGATCGAATC ATCAGGACGCTTTGTTACGGCTCCCAGTTCGTCGGAGGCATTCTTTCCTGCAAGACAGATGGTTCGTCTCCTAACCTCGGAAAAAGCCTTCTGCTGTTGTCTGCTCAGCTAAATCACTGCAGGACAGTGCTGAGACTTTTTGATGATCTCCCCATGCTGGTTTATACCCACACTTACGGATTTGGTGCTAAG GAGGAAGACGGAGCCGTGCGCTGGATATCGGTCCTTGAGAATGTGGCCGACCAGCTGTACTACCCGTGTGAACACGTGGCCTGGGCAGCAGATGCTCACCTCATTCAAGCAAAGTCTGATCCTTGGTGGCACTTAAGCAACGCGCTGTGGGGAACCTCGCTGCTGCTTGGCATACTGAG GTCCCTCCGACTTCTGCTGCTGCTCAGGAGAAAGAGGAGATGCGAGCTAGATGGAAGCAG GGACCGTGAGCTCCGCAGACGGATGCAGTCGGAACTGCTTTCTATCGTTGGGAATATGACGGACCTCAGTAACGCCGTCCACTGGATGCCACATGGCTTCCTGTGGGCGGGTCGGTTCCCCACCTGGCTGGTGGGGCTGATGGGTACCATCTCTTCTGTGACTATGTGGATTCAGAGGAATGTTGAAGATCGCAACCAGTCATGCAGCGCTTAG